Proteins found in one Zea mays cultivar B73 chromosome 1, Zm-B73-REFERENCE-NAM-5.0, whole genome shotgun sequence genomic segment:
- the LOC100284235 gene encoding Glucan endo-1,3-beta-glucosidase 10 (The RefSeq protein has 1 substitution compared to this genomic sequence), with amino-acid sequence MAPCCLLQIGWCLERPRGFRLAAALCAAVVALALAPALDATSASLLGINYGRVGNNLPPPQSVMPLLEGLGIGRVRMYDADPTVLRAFARTGVELIVGVPDECLAAVADPSGAAQWLKENVAPFLPDTKISVLAVGNEVLTGANSSTLSRTLLPAMQSLHGAVAALGLDKQITVTSAHNLGVLGTSYPPSAGAFRKDLLPYLCPILDYHARTGSPFLVNAYPYFAYSSDPRGVQLDYALLDPGFAGVQDPNSRLHYPNLLVAQVDAVYHAIAAANTAASRVVEVRVSETGWPSAGAANETAATPQNAARYNSNAMRLVAEDKGTPLKPGAPLRAYVFALFNENLKPGLASERYYGLFKPDGTPAYELSFKLPRDNSTFGHGDTGKGGGGIGGNGNGNGSSWNNSGGGNSGYYDISASARDTTGHWRMWAQAAMAGAVAVLTL; translated from the exons ATGGCGCCGTGTTGCCTGCTCCAGATCGGTTGGTGTCTCGAGCGCCCCCGTGGCTTTCGCCTCGCCGCGGCGCTGTGCGCGGCTGTGGTCGCGCTGGCGCTGGCGCCCGCCTTGGATGCCACGTCGGCGTCGCTTCTGGGCATCAACTACGGCCGCGTGGGGAACAACCTCCCGCCGCCTCAGTCCGTCATGCCGCTGCTCGAGGGCCTCGGTATTGGCCGCGTGCGGATGTACGACGCCGACCCCACCGTGCTGCGCGCGTTCGCCCGGACCGGGGTCGAGCTCATCGTCGGCGTGCCCGACGAGTGCCTGGCCGCCGTGGCCGACCCGAGCGGCGCGGCACAGTGGCTCAAGGAGAACGTCGCGCCTTTCCTGCCGGACACGAAGATCTCCGTGCTCGCCGTCGGCAACGAGGTGCTCACCGGCGCCAACAGCTCCACGCTGTCGCGCACCCTCCTCCCGGCGATGCAGTCCCTGCACGGCGCGGTGGCCGCGCTCGGCCTCGACAAGCAGATCACCGTCACCTCGGCGCACAACCTCGGCGTGCTCGGGACGTCGTACCCGCCCTCGGCGGGGGCCTTCCGCAAGGACCTGCTCCCGTACCTCTGCCCCATCCTGGACTACCATGCCAGGACCGGCTCGCCGTTCCTCGTGAACGCGTATCCCTACTTCGCCTACTCCAGCGACCCCAGGGGGGTGCAGCTTGACTACGCGCTGCTCGACCCGGGCTTCGCCGGCGTGCAGGACCCCAACTCCAGGCTGCACTACCCCAACCTCCTCGTGGCGCAGGTGGACGCGGTGTACCACGCCATCGCGGCGGCCAATACCGCGGCGTCGCGGGTGGTGGAGGTGCGGGTCTCGGAGACCGGCTGGCCCTCCGCGGGGGCCGCCAACGAGACGGCCGCGACGCCGCAGAACGCGGCGCGCTACAACAGCAACGCGATGCGCCTGGTGGCGGAGGGCAAGGGCACGCCGCTCAAGCCCGGGGCGCCGCTCCGCGCCTACGTGTTCGCGCTCTTCAACGAGAACCTCAAGCCCGGGTTGGCGTCTGAGCGCTACTACGGCCTCTTCAAGCCCGACGGCACGCCGGCGTACGAGCTCTCCTTCAAGCTACCGCGCGACAACTCCACGTTTGGTCACGGAGATACCGGCAAGGGCGGTGGCGGAATCGGCGGTAACGGCAATGGCAATGGCAGCAGCTGGAACAATAGCGGCGGCGGAAACAGCGGCTACTATGACATCTCGGCTTCAGCACGTGACACTACG GGTCACTGGCGGATGTGGGCGCAGGCGGCCATGGCAGGAGCAGTAGCCGTCCTGACACTGTAG